The DNA region AAATTAATTTATTTTATACCTTATTATAAGATAGGATGACGGAGGAGAAAGATCATGAATGAAAAAATAGTCAAGGCGCTGGGAAGCGTTGCGGCAGTTGCGGCGATTGTTATGTATGTTTCCTATATCCCGCAAATTATAGGCAATCTGCATGGAAACAGGGGCGATTATATACAACCGCTTGCGGCTGCGATCAACTGCATATTATGGGTTGGTTATGGCTTACTGAAAAAAGAAAGGGATTGGCCTATTGCCATCGCCAATTTCCCCGGCGTGATATTTGGATTGATGGCTTTTCTGACGGCGTTGATCCCTTTCTGAAAAGGAACCGGTTGGAAGATCCTGCAATTAGAAGGAAAGAAAGATAATAAAAGGCTTGACAGGAAGCGAAGTTCATGCTAAAGTAATGAAGTCGCTTAGAGCGATGGTTCTTTGAAAACTGAACAGTACAGCGAGAAAAAAGCCGATGTGCGAGTTTCAAGAAAAAAAGGAAACCGCAAAGAATTTGAGTAAGAAAGGCAAGACAAAATCGAGCCGAAACAAACAATCTATCATGGAGAGTTTGATCCTGGCTCAGGACGAACGCTGGCGGCGTGCTTAACACATGCAAGTCGAACGAAAAGACGGAAAGAGNNNNNNNNNNNNNNNNNNNNNNNNNNNNNNNNNNNNNNNNNNNNNNNNNNNNNNNNNNNNNNNNNNNNNNNNNNNNNNNNNNNNNNNNNNNNNNNNNNNNATTCAGCGCGCCGTTTCCGGATACGACACCGATATTCCCGTCTGACAGTTTTGATGC from Dialister invisus DSM 15470 includes:
- a CDS encoding SemiSWEET family transporter, whose product is MNEKIVKALGSVAAVAAIVMYVSYIPQIIGNLHGNRGDYIQPLAAAINCILWVGYGLLKKERDWPIAIANFPGVIFGLMAFLTALIPF